The Delphinus delphis chromosome 2, mDelDel1.2, whole genome shotgun sequence genome segment ctactgagcctgctctctagagccccgagccacaactactgagccctcgtgccacaactactgaagcccacacacctagaacccgtgctctgcaacaagagaaggcactgcaatgagaaacctgcgcagcacagcgaagagtagcccctgctcactgcaactagagaagacccgtgtgcagcaatgaagacccaacgcagacaaaaataataataataagtaaaataaatattttttaaaaatctaaaaaaaacccagaacgtACTGTCACATCTCTTGCTGCCGTGCATCAGTAACGTGCACTGAAGTAAAAAGTCTATAATGTGCTGTGTTCTCCTAGGGTAGGTAGGTAAATTTCAAATAGGAAATTAAATTTGCTCATGTGAGCATACGATTTGATTGAAGTTACTGCTACTTTGCATGATATGTAATTAGTAGAAAGTTTCCCAGTTTTCTCTTGAACACTATAGGTAGATAATTCTATGCTTAGATAAAcaaatttccacatatttataGTAGGAAAAGATTGAAGGAAAGGACAAATGTAGAGTGATTTTCTTAAACTTGAATTCCTAAGGTTACACTGTGtaacagagatgaaaataaatttcaagaatCTTGACATAGTTCTGTTTTCCAGCAGGTTTTTtgtgatatgtatgtgtgtgtatttaactcTTATTTGTTAAAACGTTTCATTCTTAATTATGAGGCCAGATTGACTGCCTACTGGTTGGTTTCCTAACAGTTCCAATAATAGATTTTAAGTTGTGTTTTCTCTTAAGCCATTATTGCTTTTggtcaaataaattttatatatctggatggtataaatattttgaagcatTCCTGTTAACACTCAGAGAATTTCTTCTCTTTGCGCTTATATCTTCTGCTTGCAGCTCTGAGAGTTAAGGTTCCGTGATGTAGAATTTAATCTGTAATTGTTAAAATTATCTCTTAAACTGGTACTACCCTGTCCCTGTTAAGTCGTAATATCAGGTAAAAGAAAGTAGTGTTTTTATTTCAGGGCTTTATGGAGAGGAATgataaaagtttttgtttttccttgtgtcTCCTCACTGTACTTATTATAACTTCTCTCAAAATTGCTATAGAACAAGTAGCCTAAAGAAAATTTAGTTTGAATGTCCAcctttccttccccctctttCAGTAAAATGCCTAATTACACAGATTAAGGAtcaatttaaacaattttatctAAGGTAGAAAAACAACAAACCATTCAACTATCTGTTCTCTGTATGTCTGCATCAACATACATGCATTTGCGCTACTGGTATCAAACACCTCTTAAGTGTTTGTAAATGGCTTAGAATGTTAGATTATATTGACTGGTGGTTgcctctaaggaaaaaaaaatttttgaaaagtttctTTTTAGTCTAAATACTTTTCCCTGTGAtttgaaatattctttctgtAACTATATTTAAATAAGTCTGATATGTTACTTTTTACTTTCTTAGAAAGTATATAATTGGTACCTTTTATGGCTCAAGATTACAGATAGTACTGATTCATAGTTCAactgtttgtttacattttctgaaatttttacaTGTGAATTTTACAGCATGTccttatttgcaaataaaagcagttttcagtagcttgcttttttttaactgtacaatttgagatacatttgaaaaaatgaattaaattatttttgtttcatatcaAGAAATGGATGAAAAGAGGCTACTGGATCCAGGGTTGAAAGTTCGTAAAGGCCTCTGGGATTATACTCTGAAGAACCAGCAGATGGAATGCCTGAGTGACTGAAGAAAATGGGTGCTAATGCATCTAACTATCCTCATTCATGTTCCCCGAGGGTCGGGGGAAATTCTCAAGCCCAACAGACGTTTATAGGTAACTGTTTCCGTTTTtctaacttcattttcttttgtgagtATAAATAGAATCGGGTTTTCGGTGGtctttttggattaaaaaaaggaTTAAGCTATGGAAAAAGTTATTACAGATAATGATTCTGTAGCATCCAGATTTTTTCCCATCAAATGTAAATCTGgcttatatgatttttatcctgagCAAGCTGCTATAGCACAGTTGAGCTTTTCTTTGGTTGTCTTAACCATAATTGCCAGTTACCCTAGGAAAACTAGGAATCTCCATTGGTGTGGAAACAGCAAAATATGTTTCTTGTGTCTTGGTCCATTTGTTTTGCCCATACAAATGCAGCATTTTTTACAATTAATAATCTGCTTTGTTTGTCCCTgttctttctttaatataaaaatgagttATCTGAACTCTTTAGTCTTCCTTTATGAAAACAGAAATCAGTTTTATTTGAATGGTTCAGAaatgtctgtaaatatttttagcaCAAAATGCATATTAAATTGAATGCTGAAAATGTCACGAAAAAAGAGAcaagttttcatttgtttaatttccTTCTTAGGGACATCATCCTATTCTCAGCAAGGCTATGGTTGTGAATCAAAATTATATAGCCTTGACCATGGCCATGAGAAAccacaagacaaaaaaaagagaacctcTGGCCTTGCCACCCTCAAGAAGAAGTTCATCAAGCGTCGAAAATCTAATAGGTCTGCTGATCACGCCAAGCAGATGCGAGAACTCCTCTCTGGGTGGGATGTTCGAGATGTCAATGCATTAGTGGAGGAATATGAGGGAACTTCAGCCTTAAAGGAGCTTTCTCTACAAGCCAGTTTGGCTAGACCAGAAGCCCGGACATTGCAGAAAGATATGGCCGATCTTTATGAGTACAAGTATTGTACTGATGTAGACTTAATATTTCAAGAAACTTGTTTTCCTGTTCATCGTGCCATTTTGGCGGCAagatgtccattttttaaaacactactTTCTTCCTCACCCGAGTATGGGGCAGAGATCATAATGGACATCAGTACAGCTGGTATAGATATGCCCATGTTTTCTGCGTTGTTACACTACCTTTATACAGGAGAGTTTGGAATGGAGGACTCAAGGTTTCAAAATGTTGATATCCTCGTTCAGCTTAGTGAAGAATTTGGAACACCAAATTCCCTTGATGTAGATATGCGTGGACTCTTTGATTACATGTGTTATTATGATGTCGTCCTTAGTTTTTCTTCAGACTCTGAACTGGTTGAAGCTTTTGGTGGAAATCAGAACTGTTTAGATGAAGAGCTCAAAGCTCATAAGGCTATTATTTCAGCACGGTCCCCATTTTTTCGAAATTTATTACAAAGGAGGATACGGACTGGTGAAGAAATCACAGACCGAACTTTAAGGACTCCCACAAGAATTATATTAGATGAGTCCATTATACCAAAAAAATATGCGAAAGTTATATTACACTGTATGTATACTGACGTGGTGGACCTCTCCGTTTTGCACTGTAGCCCCTCTGTGGGGAGTCTCAGTGAAGTTCAGGCTCTCGTCGCAGGGAAGCCAAACATGACTAGGGCAGAAGAAGCCATGGAACTTTACCACATAGCACTGTTCTTGGAATTTAACATGCTTGCACAAGGTatgaaattctgatttttaatctTGATTTCTAAAATGACATATTTGTCTTCCAAATTGAAAACACAGCCAATATGTTCCATGATTTCAGTGTCTGGGATGTAACAGGGTCAGTTTTTTCAAATCTGTAGTTATGACATCTGAGACAGAATGAGGGTTAGTTTTAATGTGGCTCTTCATTTGGTATTAAAACCAAGCATTCAAAACTAATGACTAAGCAATAGATGAGACTTGAGGCTCTTTCTTCCGTAATGTAAGATGATAGGTGTGGGAATATATAATTACCCAGCTACCATCCACCTACACCCTGTCTGCTCTTGAGCTTTGAGCTAGCCCTGTTTCCCAGATTTCAAGGTTATTCTTGATCTAAGACTCCTTGGGTGACTTAGATTCTCATATTTACACCAGTGCCTTATTGattcttaaatatttagaataagaaTGAAAGTTCATTACAGAAATGAAGATAGTCCCATTTGGATACAAATTAATTGAATCAAAGAATTGGGCAAGGTTtctgacttaaattttaaaatattctatatcttttcaagttcaaCTTGTACCTCAAGCAACAGTTTACAGGGCATAAGGCAGAGTTAGTGCTTAGACTCGTGCCTTCATTTAATTTAAACTGAAACTAAGTTAGAATGGCACATTTTGTGTGTTACAAGCAAATAAATACTTGAAAGTTACATTAAAAGAATTGTATATCTGTTGGTAAACATTAGAATCTTAACatttcagagctggaaagagATCTTCCATGGGAGAGCAAAGGGAATTTGCTGGCTTGACAGAATGCACTCTTAGCTTTCTATGGctgtatattaaaagaaaacaagctaTATGACATGAAACTACTTGAGAAATTTAGCTGGTGAGGGTTTGCTAAAAGAACACTAGAAGTTGCCAATTAGAAGAGAATGTTAATGGTTTGGGTAAAAGACATTAATTTAAATAAGGAAAGCTCAGCACATTTTTCTAACTTGAAAAAATGTATGGCTAAATCAACAAATTAATAAgactttgagaaataaaaataaaagccccaGTTAAATAACAATGTCAGTGACAACATGAATGAGAGAGACTATCAGAAGACATTATAAACATGAGTGAAAAAGTTAAGATTTCTATTACGtaaagaatcttttttaaaatcttactctACCATTACCTGTGTAGTAATAGtactaattttgttttattaccaTAATCAAAATgtcatcaaaatattttcttactagtttaaaacaaaaattattagtaATAGTAGACTATTAGACATCAGAATATAGGAAGATATGTCACAAAAATAACCTAGCAGCTTGACCTACCATTCTTTCATTCTGTAAAACCAAATTTGTCAGAAAATGCCTcta includes the following:
- the BTBD7 gene encoding BTB/POZ domain-containing protein 7 isoform X2, whose translation is MGANASNYPHSCSPRVGGNSQAQQTFIGTSSYSQQGYGCESKLYSLDHGHEKPQDKKKRTSGLATLKKKFIKRRKSNRSADHAKQMRELLSGWDVRDVNALVEEYEGTSALKELSLQASLARPEARTLQKDMADLYEYKYCTDVDLIFQETCFPVHRAILAARCPFFKTLLSSSPEYGAEIIMDISTAGIDMPMFSALLHYLYTGEFGMEDSRFQNVDILVQLSEEFGTPNSLDVDMRGLFDYMCYYDVVLSFSSDSELVEAFGGNQNCLDEELKAHKAIISARSPFFRNLLQRRIRTGEEITDRTLRTPTRIILDESIIPKKYAKVILHCMYTDVVDLSVLHCSPSVGSLSEVQALVAGKPNMTRAEEAMELYHIALFLEFNMLAQGCEDIIAESISLDTLIAILKWSSHPYGSKWVHRQALHFLCEEFSQVMTSDVFYELSKDHLLTAIQSDYLQASEQDILKYLIKWGEHQLMKRIADREPNLLSGTAHSVNKRGVKRRDLDIEELREILSSLLPFVRIEHILPINSEVLSDAMKRGLISTPPSDMLPTTEGGKSNAWLRQKNAGIYVRPRLFSPYVEEAKSVLDEMMVEQTDLVRLRMVRMSNVPDTLYMVNNAVPQCCHVISHQQISSNQSSPPSVVANEIPGKAVTLFQALYLNE
- the BTBD7 gene encoding BTB/POZ domain-containing protein 7 isoform X3, with the protein product MGANASNYPHSCSPRVGGNSQAQQTFIGTSSYSQQGYGCESKLYSLDHGHEKPQDKKKRTSGLATLKKKFIKRRKSNRSADHAKQMRELLSGWDVRDVNALVEEYEGTSALKELSLQASLARPEARTLQKDMADLYEYKYCTDVDLIFQETCFPVHRAILAARCPFFKTLLSSSPEYGAEIIMDISTAGIDMPMFSALLHYLYTGEFGMEDSRFQNVDILVQLSEEFGTPNSLDVDMRGLFDYMCYYDVVLSFSSDSELVEAFGGNQNCLDEELKAHKAIISARSPFFRNLLQRRIRTGEEITDRTLRTPTRIILDESIIPKKYAKVILHCMYTDVVDLSVLHCSPSVGSLSEVQALVAGKPNMTRAEEAMELYHIALFLEFNMLAQAFHQV